The sequence below is a genomic window from Ipomoea triloba cultivar NCNSP0323 chromosome 2, ASM357664v1.
aaaatttgaattatGTATTATAaagagtaatataattatacattatatattaattattagatATCCTTGGTAAAAGAAAAATAGATTATTATATGATGTCATGTCAAGGGAAATCCACTATTATTAACCAATGGTGTGCGTCAGGTAAATCTAGTATTGTGGACCAACTACTCCTAACAAACGGTCAAACTTGAAACGTTATGGTTCCCAAGCCAACAACATGGCGAACTTAGTTGAAGTTgcctaaattatatatattggagtgTTTTCCTAACTATAAGATTCACTTATATGTTACTTCCCCTCTATATTAACTTGGATTTtgcattaattttaaaaatgagtaataatgcacataatctcaatttttatttcattttttactttatacATACTTGTCGTGTTCTGtttcatttagaaaaaaaagtgacatgtaaTTTTGTTTACTCACTTTTTCTtatcaataaaataacataagCGACGAAGTTTGATCACaagaaatttaataattagGTATTGTATTATTTGTGGACTTAGTTTTTGCACGAGTCACCTTAGCACCTCCACCGCCCGAAAACATATAAGAAAAGAAGTGATAGAGACAAGAGAGGGAGTACGTATTGAATTTCATTACCTAATGATGATCTGGTGTACTGGTATTATTGCATCTGGACAAGGATAGGGTTGTTGAGGCCTGTGGCgaaattagaaatttttaatagataatgggtctaataagtaataacgcTATTTGATACAATTCTTTATTTATGGTATTGTTTTTGGATTGCGACAAAACTCGTAACCACGGTTCAAAAGTTGAACTCGTGATCTTCATGTATGATGCAGTACAAGCGGGGTGTGAAAATGGGTGTAAAGTCGAACCACGAGGATTGGATTTTATGGCACGTAAGGATTAATCACCTAGACTCTAGTCACCAAGGTCTTGAaacccataaggatccaagcaaccattttaaggattaaagtataacaactaagaaataattttggaattatgaatataaggGAAAAACAAGCCTAAACTAGGATTAAAATCTATTGGGAGgaatgggttagattaggtgtattactctattgatgcattaacACTTGAGTTGGGGGATGAACAATAACCCTAGGTTCTTGATGCTAGCACAaaagaatccaagtttccacaaggattagaacaagggttgccccattcccatggtgtatcaacctaagttcttgaagaacaaaagctatttaagccccaaatctacccctatttccatagaagagaaaatgggtttgagattgtatTGGCTtaagtcttccatccaacttccattgaaatgaaagactttccaaagacaagcaataatcattgcgcaactaatcattgaaagataaaatcaaaatccaactcaaactcaagaaccctaaatgggtgttcatcccctttatgcaataatcatctaACTAGCATCAATAAGAGCAATAAACACCAAATCTAACCCATATGaaagactactcactcatatttaaggtaaacatagcaagattcaacaaggaaagcataaatatgcaataaatgtaaaaacacttgaagaagaggaagtaagagttttactattaatgatGGAGAGATGTTGTTGGAATCCCTTCCAAAACCACCAAAAGATGCTTGCAAAGTGTTCTACAATGTCAATCTAAGCTATTCTAAACTAAAAATGGCTAATGAAAATATTAGAGAGAGAGTctaaactagctagggttcggAATCCCCAAAAAATGCAGCAAAAACGCGCTTAAACAGAACAGCACAGACCAAAACGGGCAGGGACACGGCCATGTCAGTACCCATTTTGGTGATCAGTTTTAGGGCAGACCAAAACGGGTAGGGACACGGCCGTGTCACTACCCATTtcattttttagtaatttttccTGCTCCATTTTGCGCTCCGCTGCTTTTCTTCCTCCTTGAGTGAGATCCTAAGCtaccaaaattgatccaaagcTTTCCAAACTGCTTCCTTTACCACTTGTTGTGAAGAATTTCACCTATAaccacaaaaacacacaaccaAGTAATAAATCCCACTCAAGTATAAACACTTAACTACAAAAATAGATGAAAGAGGGGGCAAAAAGGTATTTAGAAATGGAGTCATCAATGTACGAAAGTCATATTTCACTCACTTAGTCAccatttttaaaacattatttatagtatatttaGTTGTATAAGGTATTGTCAACATTCATTATGGGCGTGCTtgacaaatagttgttagctaatttaatagttgatagcattagctggtTGCATAAAgattttggtaaattagctattagctaaGAGCTGAtaacatgcaaaatgactttcaatagtgtaatttatttttctcaaagagtttatttaaaaagttattttgagcAAGTTTTTGAATTATAGCGCTTTTgagtaataatttgttaaaaaaatcgATTAACCAAACACgcatattggttgtttaaccaagtcaaacagtcAATAGTGGTAAAATAAGGCAAAATTGGATGATACGCTAACTATGTTACCGAACAGAGCCTATTATATTAGTATTCGATACAATCATGTATATCAgttagtctaaaaaaaatagaagtctTGTCGAATAGTTTAATAATTTGaacccattttttttaaaaaatataagtgttaatataaaataaaaggtataatatttagtaaaaaaatttattacaatatataaaatattcaacctattaaagaaaaaatacagttcaaaaattcaattaaaaagtgacgttttaaaaaaaaaaaaatgctaaatcaTCGGGAAACTTTCAATATGATCaactctttattttaaaaattttattttcattttcaattaaaattaatcttTTGAGTCTTTTGAAAACATAACTACAAGTCTACAGCATATACAcaataaaagagttaattctaagAATAGCCCATTGGCTATTAATAtttgtcaattttaattttatcccTGACTTTCAATTGAATCATAAATAAttcattgactattgattttgacTAATTTTCATCCTCGACATTTAATCGATCATAAATGGTCttttgactattgattttatttcaaatCTGGTCCTTcagttaaatatttatttagtaaaCAATACACTTATAATCGTTGCATATATACCGTTGTaatgtttcttcttttttccatatttttcaGTCATTAGATCTCCTAGATATCAATGACTAACCTTCGTCCGCACTTCTCGCGTTGGACAATGTCCTCACTTGGATCACTCTCAATCTCTAAGTACCTTTTATAGAGAATAATCTAAAACTTTACAAAACTCACAGTATTGTGACTATGATAATGTCAAATTTCTCTTAAATTAcattattagtaaaaaaaaaaaaaaggattaaagcAATATAATTTTACTACTTCCCTCCTATTTTTtacactacatttttttttaagttagtcCTGAAGGaatgacaatttttaaaagttaaataagATTCCTACATatgtatagtttttttttttttttttttaattttttttcctccaatcCATCCATCATAATGTGACATTTTTCAAATTAgttattaaattttctttttaattacttACAAGATTAGTCAGTTAATAAACACCTAAATGAATGAAAATCATGTCAAGAGGGAAATATAGGAAGGGTACGATAGGAagttttttcattatatatttactacgacagatatataaaatatcaaactTGGATTCTGCTTGTgctataattttaaaaatgaataatacgTCACATatcaatttctattctatttgTTACACTATACTTAAAAtgttttgattcatttaaaagaaaaaaaaaagcaggaaaaaaaatgtttattacttttttaaaaattattttctattaataaaatcacTTCACGTTGCAGGAGTTTATTCCATGAGAATTACATATATCATATTTGAAAAGCAGGTTGAAACAGAATGATACGCGTCACTGTTGCATTGGTACGAGGATGAGAGCTGATAAAACCAGCAAAGCATTTGAATTGTGGTCAATATACACTACGGAACTCCAACCATTCATTCCTTTCTTCGTTGATTTTTGCAATTTTCACATGATCTTATACGCACCCACCCTTCATTAATCAGTTTATCGATCACTACTATAAATATCATATAATACTAACTGCAACTCTGCAACATTGTATTGAACTAAAACTAAGAATATACGCATCACTCTTTTAATTTGTACCTGATCATGGCCTTATCTCCATTTATGGCTTCTCTACCATCTTTAGCCTTCACCGTCACAAGGCAAAAGCCTGAGCTTATTGCTCCGGCGGAGCCGACTCCACGAGAAATCAAGTACCTTTCCGACATTGATGACCAACAAGGTCTGAGGTTTCAAATTCCACTTATAAAGTTTTACCGCAATGTACCTTCCATGAGTGGGAAGGACCCCGTGCAGGTTATACGTCAGGCTTTAGCTAAAGCACTTGTTTTTTTCTACCCCTTCGCCGGTAGACTTCGGGAGGGGCCTGGAAAGAAGTTGATGGTGGATTGCACCGGTGAGGGCGTCATGTTCATCGAGGCAGATGCTGACGCCACACTCCAACACTTTGCCATTGGAGGTGAAGTCAAGCCTCCATTTCCGTGTTTTGATCAACTTCTTTACAATGTTCCTGGTTCTGCAGAAATTCTCAACTGCCCTTTGTTCCTTATacaggtaatatatatatatatatatatatatatatatatatatatatatatatatatatatatttgcctACAACTCAATTGGTTTGTGGGTGGTAGATTGTGGATAATGATACATGAATAGTGGGTCCCACACGGACACCTCAATAGGTTTATAGGGGTAGATGGTAGGCAACAACCAGGATCTGGTATGAGAATTAGGCACAATGTGATGACCCTCAACTCAGTTGATTTTGGGTTGCAGATTGTGCTTAAGGACACAGGATCAAACGTAGACAACCATAGTAGGAGAGTTACACTCGATGTATGTAGTAGGTCTCGTATGGGCAGCTTAACTAGTTCTTAGATGATAGGTTGTGGGCAAGAACACATAGTCAAGACCGTGTACACTACACCCTATATGGTAGAGTGGTAGACCATACAtgagtagctcagttggttttTAAGTTATATAAAGTTACTGTAAGTGTAAGAGTTACATCAAATGTGATGAACTCCTTTAGAGTTGATTAGTGAAATTTGTATTTTGTGGGCCAGTTTAAATAATTACGCCTATACGAATGAGGATATCTTGATGATGATTTTCAGGTGACTCGTCTAAGGTGTGGAGGTTTCATTTTTGCGTTACGCATGAATCACACAATGGCCGACGGATCTGGACTTGTCCATTTCATGAATACCATAGCCGAAATTGCAAGAGGTGCAGATGCTCCAACGTTTCAACCAGTATGGCAAAGGGAATATTTCAGTGCCCGGAACCCACCCCGCATAACATGCACACATTACGAGTACGAGGAGGAGCCAACAGACTCAATGGCAACAAACATTCCACTCGACAACCTCGTCCATCGTTCTTTCTTCTTCGGACCTACAGAGATTTGGGCTCTACGTAGGACTCTCCCTCCTCATTTGCGCAAATGCTCGACAGTTGAGATTCTAACAGCTCTCATGTGGCGGTGCCGCACCATTGCCCTAGGATTCGACCCGGACGAGGAAGTGCGCATGCTTTTACTCATCAATGCACGTTTTAGGTTCAAAGATACCCCGGTGCCAAGTGGCTACACCGGCAATGCATTTGTTTATCCCGGCGTTAAAACAACAGCTGATAAATTGAGGAAAAAGCCATTGGGTTACGCGGTTGAGTTGGTCACCAGCATCAAACGTTGCTTTAGCGAAGAATACATGCAATCTGTGGTCGACTTAATGGTTCTTAAGGGCCGACCGCCCTTCCATGTTGCCGGAAGT
It includes:
- the LOC116009684 gene encoding benzyl alcohol O-benzoyltransferase-like, encoding MALSPFMASLPSLAFTVTRQKPELIAPAEPTPREIKYLSDIDDQQGLRFQIPLIKFYRNVPSMSGKDPVQVIRQALAKALVFFYPFAGRLREGPGKKLMVDCTGEGVMFIEADADATLQHFAIGGEVKPPFPCFDQLLYNVPGSAEILNCPLFLIQVTRLRCGGFIFALRMNHTMADGSGLVHFMNTIAEIARGADAPTFQPVWQREYFSARNPPRITCTHYEYEEEPTDSMATNIPLDNLVHRSFFFGPTEIWALRRTLPPHLRKCSTVEILTALMWRCRTIALGFDPDEEVRMLLLINARFRFKDTPVPSGYTGNAFVYPGVKTTADKLRKKPLGYAVELVTSIKRCFSEEYMQSVVDLMVLKGRPPFHVAGSFIMSDLTRSKIPDVDYGWGKAVYGGVAHGGTGDVPGVITFHVPYENNKGENGTLIPICLPAFAMDKFVNELANTFIRAAL